The DNA sequence ATTTCTATTTATGTTGCCTTACCCTGATTGTATGAGAGTTAGGTTAGAGACTGGAGGATGAAGTAAACTAGTATGAGCAACAGATATGGCAAGAATGATCACATAAAGGAGGGTGCTTATGTTGCAATCCAGTTCTATCTGGCTGGAACTTTTTGTACATGGACTTGCTTTAATGTCTATTGCCTGTATCTGTAaaatttttattagaaatcaTATTTCGAGGTTATGTGCTGCAAAGTTAAAAACTTATTGGATTTTCTGATTTCATCTTGTTAACGAGGTATATGTTTAAAAATTAACAGCTGTGGCTGCTGGAGGAGGAATGTAGACGTTAAAGCCTGCTCTGCAAAGGATCTACATGACAAGAGCTTCTGCATATAGGGATGCTCTTAGAAGTTTTATCCATGGGTACCAAGAAGGCATTCAGCAAGTAGTGGAGAAAAAGGAAGAGGCTAAATCCGAACAGGAAAGTGATACCAATTCATCCACCATTGTGTGAATCCAGGATTACTGGACGCCTGGACGAGTTTAGACTCTTTCTTCAGCTTGTGGATTTCGTGTATCTCTTAGGTCGCAAGACAGCATCCACCTCATTGAGCCAATCCTGAGGGCAATGTCATGATATGTATATATCTTGCTATAACCTATTGAGTGGGATGGATAAAGTTGAGGATAATGATGGTATACATTCCAAACAGCACACTAAACCAGCTTCTTTGGACAACGCCTAACTACTGAGAGTCTCAAACTTTGAGATGAGAGAGTTAGCTAAAAATTTGGAAAGTAGTTCGATGTAACGTTCTTGTTACATGGCTCGTCCAACTTATCATATACCCCGTTTAGAAAATTGGAATCTAACTTTAATTTTAAGATTATGAAATAATCGATTGTATTGCGTCCAacgaaaacaaagaaataaaatgtTGTGTTTCTTGTGTCTGGTGAGTTATATGTGTCATGTGACATGATCTAGCCTTCTCACTTAATCATTTTCCAAGAATAAGATCAcaacaaaattttctttttaatttcttaacAAAATGGAGTAGAGGAAAGAGTCCGAAAATACTCTTTGCAAGAATTCTGGATTCATAATTGGTAATGCTAATTGCTAATAACGATCACTTCCGAATCCCACAATTACCGCTACCAAGCACCAACTTATGGTCTCACCCAAATGACAATTTCATAAGTCACATATTAACTCTCTCATCTGAAATCTGGTGACAGAAATTTGTTGATTTGATGACCAAGGCATACGTGGGATCGCCCAATCTACCTCATGGGATCGGATTATCCACACGCCAATGGTTCACCAAAATGAATGAAATGACAAATATGCAAAGTATTTAACTGAATGAATATGGAATTGGAAATGACCTCAATTCGTACCCTCCAGATCATGGTGTTTGGGAATAGCCTAGTCATACAGCACAAGAAGATAGGCCAGTATTTATGAGGAAGTGAATGAACCTGCTCTAGGAAATCGCCCTTATTTCATTCACAAAACATACCCTTAAACCCTGCAACTCAATCTCTAATGCGAAGTGCTTAGCTAGATTTTTCCGGGGAGTTGCAAAAATGCTACCTTTTAATTATTTACTTCAAAAAGATGCAGTTACAGTAGAGGCCAAAACATGTCAGAGAAGACCAACAATCACTTGCAACATTATTTGAATGATTCATAAACCACAACCGGAAAAGGGTCAGTTACACCAAAGCTTATATAATATATAGTGAGAGGAAAAGGATCGGTTATACGAAAGCTTATATAATATATAGTGAGAGCTAGAAGAAAAGCACTCACCTCTCCTCCAAGAAGGTGTATATTTCACAGACTGATCAGAGAATCAGAGATATGACGTCGTGGAATTCAACTCCGATGGAAGTGACATACGAAGTTCTGGGATGGATAGCTTTCGTGTCTTGGTCCATCAGCTTCTACCCTCAAGTCATTTCGAATTTCCGGAGGAAAAGGTAGCTTGTTTATTTCAAAATGGTGTATCGGATATACAAAATAACTTTTGGTTATAGCTTGCTACTAGTTTTAATTTTAAcgcaattttttttgttctgtttggTGGTATTAGTGTTGTGGGGTTGAACTTCGATTTCGTGGTACTGAATTtgacaaagcattcttcatatCTGATCTACAATGCGACTCTCTACTTTAGCTCTGCAGTTCAGAAGCAGTACTTCCACAAGTATGGCTCCAAACAGGTATGTTTTGCAGCCCCATATTCTAGCTATAtaaatttagaatttttttttcccaaatacATAATGTTATATGATCTTTTTCATTCCTAAGTCAGGTCGTGTTCTTTGTTAACAAGGTATAATGTTGGAGATTGTAGAGTCTCACATCATAAAATATAAGGATCAATTGCATGCTGACATTAATTTTAGATCTCTTCACCTATTGCCAATTGATTTAGGATCTGATGAGTTGAAAATGAAAGGGGGGACTATAGTTTATTATCAAGCTAGATAGCTGATCGACATTTTTTCAATGTGTTATGTATATATGCAGATGATACCTGTGGCAGCGAATGATGTTGCATTCTCTACTCATGCTGTTTTATTGACCGCGCTGACCCTGATTCAAATTGCAGTCTATGAAGTAATTCTCTACTTTAGTTTTGATCCATCTGATTATTATTTTCCAAGTTTATGATTAGTGTTTCATATAATTTGACATATACATGCAGCGTGGAAATCAGAAGCTGTCGAAAATTTCCATTGGAATCGTTGTTGCTGTGTGGCTAGGTGGGGCGGTTTGCTTTTTCATAGCTTTGTCAAACCATTCTTGGCTTTGGCTCATTTCCGTTTTCAAGTAATTAAGATAcattatataatatttttgaacAATATACTTGATCGATCCTTAACTTTGTGTTTAATACATTGTGATCAACCCTTCATTTTCGCTTGCTAATCATTGATGGCTTTCCTTCATTGCATGTGAAATATTGCAGCCTAATTCAAGTATGTATGACAGTCATCAAATACATTCCCCAGGTCAGTATTGACTTGGAACTCTCTAACTGCTCATATTATGGGGACTAATGCATTAGAATTGATAATGACCGTTTCGATCAAAATGATATCATATATAGGCAATCATGAACTTCATGCGGAAGAGCACAGATGGGTTCAGCATTGGCAATATTTTACTTGACTTTACCGGAGGCCTCACAAGTTATGCACAAATGGCTGTGCAGTCTATAGATCAACGTATGTTCATCCACCAATCGTCATCTATTCCTTGGCTAAATGATAGCAACTTCATCATACAATATTCATATCCTTCATTTTAAATTTGTTAATAATATAGTTTTGTGGCCCTTCTTCAGATTCTTGGGTGAACTTCTACGGAAATATAGGGAAGACACTTCTCTCTTTGGTATAGACATTTTGTTTCTATaatcattttctcaaattttgttcTACCTTTTCTTCTCTGAAATTGAATTGGTTATCATCAAATTGATGGTACATTTGCCTCGTATGTTTTCAGGTCTCGATATTCTTCGACCTTCTATTCATGTGTCAACATTTCCTGCTGTATCCTGCCAAGAAAGCACAGCAGATACCCCCCAACAGCAGTACCAGTGAGGAAAGAACCTGGCCTATTGGCAAATCTCCTGATCATCATTACCCAGCACCTCCGGGGAATGTATGAACCTTTGCTTGCTTGGTTCACCAACAAAGTGGTCGATTACTAATTAGTTTGTACGACTACTTTTATGAACTCCCAATTGATTTTACAGAACTTTGCTCATCTGATCAAACTGCTCATAACTTAATATTGTGCCGGAGTTGTGAGTTTGTGACTGCATTGATGTAGtagtcttttttctttcctggtTCTCCTGGGCTTATCTAGAGACCCTTGACTATTATAAAAGATATAAAAGAGGGTTAAGACTTGAATGATTCTTAGAGGCTAATACAGGGATATGGTTGATATATAATGGAGAATGCATGTGAAATTGCATATCGCAAGATAGATAAGGTTGGAGAAAACTCGAGTTGTGTTCTTTGTCATCCTCCATACATAGTATATGAAATGTTGCAGCCCGGCCAGTTTAATATGAACACAtgaatttaaattttagaatctCATTTTCGCAATCCTTAAAGTCAATTTCAAACACATAAATGCTCGTCGACAAAGAGTGGTGTGTAATACCTCCTAGTTTTCTTGCCAAATGAGGAGATGCCAGATCCTATATCCAAATGGCAAGCTTCCACATTATTGCTGGCTTCCACAACTAATACAAGTCCTAGACTGACAAAAACTATTAGTACAGGAAACTAAGAGATTTTACAGCGTAAAATTTATGTCTACAATACACTTCATACCACAAGCAAGAATATGCTCAAAATCATTATGCATCCTTGGTCTGGCAAATCCATTTTAGTATGAGGTGCCATCAGCCCTATCTCTAAAGTTGCTTAAGCTCAGGAGGACTGAATATTTGGAGATGTGTTCTCATGAACAGTCTTTAAGGCTCGTGTAATGAGAGAACAAGTTGGGGTTTCCTTATTCCTTCCTTGGATCTGTGCATGCTTGGAGCCACTACTCTTGATTGAAGGCTCATTAGGAGGTACAGAGATTGCGCCTCTTGGACTATGCTTTTTCCCTACTGTCTGTGAATTAGTCACCGGAACCTGTAGGAAGAAAGCATTTGATAAGATGCTTTCTGGTATTGTTCTCTAC is a window from the Rosa chinensis cultivar Old Blush chromosome 2, RchiOBHm-V2, whole genome shotgun sequence genome containing:
- the LOC112189951 gene encoding cystinosin homolog, with protein sequence MTSWNSTPMEVTYEVLGWIAFVSWSISFYPQVISNFRRKSVVGLNFDFVVLNLTKHSSYLIYNATLYFSSAVQKQYFHKYGSKQMIPVAANDVAFSTHAVLLTALTLIQIAVYERGNQKLSKISIGIVVAVWLGGAVCFFIALSNHSWLWLISVFNLIQVCMTVIKYIPQAIMNFMRKSTDGFSIGNILLDFTGGLTSYAQMAVQSIDQHSWVNFYGNIGKTLLSLVSIFFDLLFMCQHFLLYPAKKAQQIPPNSSTSEERTWPIGKSPDHHYPAPPGNV